A window of the Oryzias melastigma strain HK-1 linkage group LG11, ASM292280v2, whole genome shotgun sequence genome harbors these coding sequences:
- the LOC112160488 gene encoding recoverin, whose product MGNSKSGAVSKEILEDLKLSTKFSETEIVHWYENFKKQCPSGRITKEEFQNIYSKFFPESDAHTYAQHVFRSFDTNDDGTLDFKEYIIALHMTSTGKTTRKLEWAFSLFDVDKNGYITKSEVKEICASIFKLIPKDEVDDLPEDENTPEKRAEKLWKTFNKGDNDRIAEGEFVHGLLNNEEALSLIQYEPMK is encoded by the exons ATGGGGAACAGCAAGAGTGGTGCCGTGTCCAAGGAAATCCTGGAGGACCTGAAGCTCAGCACCAAGTTCTCAGAGACTGAGATCGTCCACTGGTACGAAAACTTCAAGAAGCAGTGTCCGTCGGGCCGCATTACCAAAGAGGAGTTTCAAAACATCTACAGCAAGTTCTTCCCGGAAAGCGACGCCCACACGTACGCCCAGCATGTCTTTCGTTCCTTCGACACCAACGACGATGGCACTTTGGATTTCAAGGAGTACATCATTGCCCTCCACATGACGTCGACGGGGAAGACCACCAGGAAACTGGAATGGGCCTTTTCGCTGTTTGACGTGGACAAAAACGGATACATCACCAAGTCTGAGGTCAAAGAAATCTGTGCG TCTATTTTCAAGCTGATTCCCAAAGATGAGGTGGACGACCTGCCAGAGGATGAAAACACTCCTGAGAAGAGGGCGGAGAAACTCTGGAAAACCTTCAACAAAGGAGACAACG ACCGAATCGCAGAGGGAGAGTTTGTCCACGGACTGTTGAACAACGAGGAAGCCCTTTCTCTGATTCAGTATGAgccaatgaaataa